One stretch of Luteimonas galliterrae DNA includes these proteins:
- a CDS encoding M23 family metallopeptidase, whose protein sequence is MVQPVGSSENRPGDHLSPSGFDYNRIDGVQGNRNVTSEFITEVEAMAQRLGTRPEYILAVMSFETGGSFSPGQRNNAGSGATGLIQFMPNTARELGTSTDALARMSAVDQLQYVERYFNNRSDPGELNTLEGVYTAVLYGSPRPDPNSTLFSQGSAAYRANAPLDTNRDGRITAGEATSFVRGRINGEAPPPTDTPPGNGDTPPQPSPRTGTVTVHRGETLSGIARENGVSLPALIAANPQIRNPNLIYPGQTVHLPGGGDGSVRVQSGDTLTGIAQRNGVSLSALLQANPQYRSNPDLIYPNQVVRIPGGGSSTPTNNGGGTDQPAPQPPSGDVRSYSPYTVYSTGERAAFAVSDPDQLQPHHDYQTQTREGQRLEVRDVVLHHNGQSQTRQAIPSPIAGTVVSAGPMGNAGNAVVLRGEQGQLVYIFHMSSIDVRAGQRVTYGQDLGNQGSTGNSTGPHVHIEASPQVIDRWVNDLLDGRFDGRRG, encoded by the coding sequence ATGGTCCAGCCTGTCGGTTCCTCCGAAAATCGCCCCGGCGATCACCTCAGCCCCAGCGGATTCGACTACAACCGCATCGACGGCGTGCAGGGCAACCGCAACGTCACGTCCGAATTCATCACCGAAGTCGAAGCCATGGCGCAACGGCTCGGCACGCGGCCCGAATACATCCTGGCGGTGATGAGCTTCGAGACCGGCGGCAGTTTCAGTCCCGGCCAGCGCAACAACGCCGGCAGCGGCGCGACCGGACTGATCCAGTTCATGCCCAACACCGCGCGCGAATTGGGCACCAGCACCGACGCGTTGGCGCGGATGAGCGCGGTGGACCAGTTGCAGTACGTGGAGCGCTATTTCAACAACCGTTCCGACCCGGGCGAACTGAACACGCTGGAAGGCGTCTACACCGCGGTGCTGTACGGCAGCCCGCGGCCGGATCCGAATTCGACGTTGTTCAGCCAGGGCAGCGCCGCCTACCGCGCGAACGCGCCGCTGGACACCAATCGCGACGGCCGCATCACTGCGGGCGAAGCCACGTCTTTCGTACGCGGCCGCATCAACGGCGAGGCGCCGCCGCCGACCGATACGCCGCCGGGCAACGGCGACACGCCGCCGCAGCCCTCGCCGCGCACGGGCACCGTCACCGTGCATCGCGGAGAAACGCTGTCGGGCATCGCGCGCGAAAACGGCGTCTCGTTGCCGGCGCTGATCGCCGCCAATCCGCAGATCCGCAACCCCAACCTGATCTATCCCGGCCAGACCGTCCACCTTCCGGGCGGCGGCGACGGGAGCGTCCGCGTGCAGAGCGGCGACACGCTCACGGGCATCGCGCAGCGCAACGGCGTTTCGCTGTCGGCGCTGCTGCAGGCCAATCCGCAATACCGCAGTAATCCGGACCTGATCTATCCGAATCAGGTCGTGCGGATTCCTGGCGGCGGGTCTTCCACGCCGACCAACAACGGCGGCGGTACCGATCAGCCCGCGCCGCAGCCGCCCAGCGGCGACGTGCGCAGCTATTCGCCTTACACCGTCTACAGCACCGGCGAACGCGCGGCGTTCGCGGTGTCCGATCCCGACCAGCTGCAGCCGCACCACGACTACCAGACCCAGACCCGCGAAGGCCAGCGCCTGGAAGTGCGCGATGTGGTGCTGCACCACAACGGCCAATCGCAGACGCGGCAGGCGATCCCGTCGCCGATCGCCGGCACCGTGGTCAGCGCCGGGCCGATGGGCAACGCCGGCAATGCGGTGGTGCTGCGCGGCGAACAGGGCCAGCTGGTCTACATCTTCCATATGTCCAGCATCGACGTGCGCGCCGGCCAGCGCGTGACTTACGGACAGGATCTGGGCAACCAGGGCTCCACCGGCAATTCCACCGGTCCGCACGTGCATATCGAAGCGTCGCCGCAGGTGATCGACCGCTGGGTCAACGATCTGCTCGACGGGCGTTTCGACGGACGCCGCGGCTAA